The Oxyura jamaicensis isolate SHBP4307 breed ruddy duck chromosome 3, BPBGC_Ojam_1.0, whole genome shotgun sequence genome segment NNNNNNNNNNNNNNNNNNNNNNNNNNNNNNNNNNNNNNNNNNNNNNNNNNNNNNNNNNNNNNNNNNNNNNNNNNNNNNNNNNNNNNNNNNNNNNNNNNNNNNNNNNNNNNNNNNNNNNNNNNNNNNNNNNNNNNNNNNNNNNNNNNNNNNNNNNNNNNNNNNNNNNNNNNNNNNNNNNNNNNNNNNNNNNNNNNNNNNNNNNNNNNNNNNNNNNNNNNNNNNNNNNNNNNNNNNNNNNNNNNNNNNNNNNNNNNNNNNNNNNNNNNNNNNNNNNNNNNNNNNNNNNNNNNNNNNNNNNNNNNNNNNNNNNNNNNNNNNNNNNNNNNNNNNNNNNNNNNNNNNNNNNNNNNNNNNNNNNNNNNNNNNNNNNNNNNNNNNNNNNNNNNNNNNNNNNNNNNNNNNNNNNNNNNNNNNNNNNNNNNNNNNNNNNNNNNNNNNNNNNNNNNNNNNNNNNNNNNNNNNNNNNNNNNNNNNNNNNNNNNNNNNNNNNNNNNNNNNNNNNNNNNNNNNNNNNNNNNNNNNNNNNNNNNNNNNNNNNNNNNNNNNNNNNNNNNNNNNNNNNNNNNNNNNNNNNNNNNNNNNNNNNNNNNNNNNNNNNNNNNNNNNNNNNNNNNNNNNNNNNNNNNNNNNNNNNNNNNNNNNNNNNNNNNNNNNNNNNNNNNNNNNNNNNNNNNNNNNNNNNNNNNNNNNNNNNNNNNNNNNNNNNNNNNNNNNNNNNNNNNNNNNNNNNNNNNNNNNNNNNNNNNNNNNNNNNNNNNNNNNNNNNNNNNNNNNNNNNNNNNNNNNNNNNNNNNNNNNNNNNNNNNNNNNNNNNNNNNNNNNNNNNNNNNNNNNNNNNNNNNNNNNNNNNNNNNNNNNNNNNNNNNNNNNNNNNNNNNNNNNNNNNNNNNNNNNNNNNNNNNNNNNNNNNNNNNNNNNNNNNNNNNNNNNNNNNNNNNNNNNNNNNNNNNNNNNNNNNNNNNNNNNNNNNNNNNNNNNNNNNNNNNNNNNNNNNNNNNNNNNNNNNNNNNNNNNNNNNNNNNNNNNNNNNNNNNNNNNNNNNNNNNNNNNNNNNNNNNNNNNNNNNNNNNNNNNNNNNNNNNNNNNNNNNNNNNNNNNNNNNNNNNNNNNNNNNNNNNNNNNNNNNNNNNNNNNNNNNNNNNNNNNNNNNNNNNNNNNNNNNNNNNNNNNNNNNNNNNNNNNNNNNNNNNNNNNNNNNNNNNNNNNNNNNNNNNNNNNNNNNNNNNNNNNNNNNNNNNNNNNNNNNNNNNNNNNNNNNNNNNNNNNNNNNNNNNNNNNNNNNNNNNNNNNNNNNNNNNNNNNNNNNNNNNNNNNNNNNNNNNNNNNNNNNNNNNNNNNNNNNNNNNNNNNNNNNNNNNNNNNNNNNNNNNNNNNNNNNNNNNNNNNNNNNNNNNNNNNNNNNNNNNNNNNNNNNNNNNNNNNNNNNNNNNNNNNNNNNNNNNNNNNNNNNNNNNNNNNNNNNNNNNNNNNNNNNNNNNNNNNNNNNNNNNNNNNNNNNNNNNNNNNNNNNNNNNNNNNNNNNNNNNNNNNNNNNNNNNNNNNNNNNNNNNNNNNNNNNNNNNNNNNNNNNNNNNNNNNNNNNNNNNNNNNNNNNNNNNNNNNNNNNNNNNNNNNCGGTCATGGCGTGCGGCGCGGGGCGGCTGCTGCTGGTCGCGCTGCTGGCGGCGGCCGAGCGGGAGCTGCGCTTcaagccgccgccgccgccgggcgaGGCCCCCGTGCGGCTTTTCACCGAGCCCGAGCTGGCCAGATACGACGGGCAGCAGGTAGGGGAGGCCGGCGGGGCCCTGCGGGGCGGCACGGGGCGGCACGGGGCGAGGGAGCTGCCGTAGGACGTGGGTTGTGCCCCGGGGGCACAGGGGGAGCTTGTGTCGTGCGGTGCTCGGGTTGTTGTCCTGTGGGCCCGCTGCAGCCGTGCACGGACATGAGGTGACACAGCTTTGTTCCCGGCCTGCTTGGCAAGGTAGTGCTGCCAGTGGGTTTCAGGTTAAAACAGTTTTCTCCGAGTAATTCATTAAACCACCCGTgtagacactttttttttttttttttttttacaacctgatagaaataacaaataaatttaaacttaGTTTTTAGCTTTCTGTGACACAGAAACCTCAGCAAAACTCCAAGGTGCTAAAATCCTACATCAATACACAGATgtcttctcttttgaaaaacTTTTTGGCTGACCTTCTCGGGGTCTTCTCTAGATCCTTCCAAGAAACTAACCAGCTTCTGACTAGAAATACATCTTACGCACAGCAAAGGAGAGGCACGGGCTGGTTGAGTAAAACTGATGTCAGCAGATCAggtctgtgtgtttgtgtgtttatctCTTACTCTCTTAATCAAATAAAGAATGCTGTTTGCCGCACACCTTTTTATCTTGGCCATCATCCATCTGCATGACAAACAGAAAGCTGTAGTTTATCATCTTCAAGCAGACAAGTGTCATGAGGTGACTTGCACAAGGGACATGTTTTATATCACTGAgattaaacagatttttcttattcCATGTGCTTAAATCCTCAAAAGATCTCTGGGACAATTTAAAGCACAAGCAAGAAATTTCAAGAGAGAGAACAGGTATGTTTGTATACACACAAATGAGAGGCAGATTTCCACAAAATAAACTGAGCTTTAACCCATGTCTATCCTTTTACTCTCCCTATTCAGAATAGAGAGAGGCTTGGAAATATGATGTTGCCACTAGTCTTCCAGGTGACACTCAGATTTTTTGTAGGGAGCAACTTATGATGTGAGAGTGCACATCCTTTTTTATCTCCTTTATAGTCCCcagtgctgttttcatttttgtttcttctctttctggtGCACAATGACAATAGCTGACACAAGGATGCATGGATAGGTGACAGAGGAGAGCCTTCAGAGCGGCCAGGTATAGAAATGCCAAATACTGTGTTACCCAGGTGCACACAGACATATAATTTTTACCAGGTTGCTGATTATGGggtcaaataaaattgccaGGCTATATATTTACTGTGCATTGGACTGTAAGCTCCCCGAGAATATAGAAAAGAGCATTTCATTCTCTTGTAAGTATGGATTTCATAGCTAAAAGTAATTGTCTTTTGCCTACCCTTAAGAATTGAGGATATAttgacttctttctttccaggaaGGACAGCCCATCTACCTAGCAGTGAAAGGAGTAGTATTTGATGTCACCTCTGGAAAAGGCAAGTTTGCATCTCCTCTGCTGTCTGCTTAGTTCTGTGCTATTATTCAGTCATTTGTTCTTAAACGAACCCAAACTATTAAAAATCTGCAGTTCAGttgcagcaaaaataatacacttttcccttttaaaaaataccttccACTAGCACCTCCCATGATAAGGGTTTGTCTAGAGTTTACTCTGGTTTGAGCttacagcacacacacagacagacgACCCAGTGTAGTCCAAGTAAGCTTGCACGCTGATGACAGCTGCCTGGGTCCGTGAGTCCTCACCAGCTGTggaatcaaatattttattgcactGGGTACGTGAGCTCACCAGGCCACCGCTACCTCGGATGTGCCCATATTGCACTGCGTAGTAGCAGCGTTCCCTCAGCTCCGTGCCTTCTCCCATGCTGATGCTTTGCTTACCCGTGCTGTCCAGTGGTGTGCTCAAAACTGTTGGAAGAGTTGGCTGTCATTTTGGATGGggattttttctcctgtaatttCTCAGAgtaattttttctcctgtaaaattttgttatttcatgAGGCTTCTTGTCTCATCATTTACACTTGGCTTAGTGCTCTATTTGCTGTTTGTGCCTTCCCCAAGAAATAgagatgttttaatttgaaCTCTGGTTATTTCATTCAGTTTACAGTTCCAATGATGAAAAGACAGTAATACTTCTAAATATTTGAGCTAAATGCAGTAGTCTTTATGAATTGTATCTTGggattttactgatttttttcctttttttttttccatttttatttttatggaaaacaggaaacatttgtaaaatgtttgAAGGCACCAAGCAGGTCCTGGCCACTTGCCCTAATGTCATAACAGGCACCCTCATAGCTTGCTCCTTTACTTGTACTAAGCTTGTCAATACACCTTGTCTGGACGTATATATCTGATGATCTTCAAATCCTGAGTTAGACAGGGCTTGCTGCTGCAAATTCTAGAGTCTACAAACTGTTCACAAGAATGTAAAGCATAGCTCCCTAAAATTTTAAGACTGCAGCATAGGAGTTCAACAGTTGTGTTATACAACTGCACcctctgatttttgtttgtttgttttgtttgtttgttttgtttgttttgtttaaggaCTGGATGTATTATAAAAAAGTAGCAAATCAAAAGTCGGTTTTGGAAGGAAGGGTCTTTGACTTGAGTTGTTGGTTTCAAACACAAGTCAAATAGGCTGGTGAAAAGTAGAGGCTGAACCTATCCTGTGCATTGTCAGCTCATcactttgttgttttgttttgtttacctCTGACAGAATTTTATGGAAAAGGAGCCCCATACAATGCTTTGGTTGGGAAAGACTCAACAAGAGGAGTTGCAAAGATGTCTCTGGATCCAGCAGATCTTACTCATGACATAGTAAGAAGTGGACTATTATCTTAATTGCACTTTGCAGAGCTCTATTCTTTTGCTTTGCGTGCTGCTAGTTAATGCGTGTGAAAAGCTCAGAAAGTTGATGAATTATAATATTCAATTAATTTGTATTAGAATAGAATAATTCAACtcgagtccaactgcctgaccattATTAACTCTATTGTTATTAACTTTATTACCTTTTATTAACTTGATTAACTTTTTATATATGCACTTTATTTATCctttaagtacatttttttaatttaaaatcaaaatgcattaatattttttcaatacatAAAATGGACGTGTACTTAACTGCTTATGAAAGCTGCCATGCTAACAGCCTTGGAGAGGAAAGTTTTTAATCTGTGAAGCCAAAACAACTTACGTAAGTAAGCATGTAAAGGGGAAATTGCCTGCAGGTTAAAAAGATGCTGACAAAGAAAGTAAGTTACTTTCTTTGTCGATTGGTTTAGTTTATTCTGTGTCACTGGTGTGGCAGTGGATGCTAACTGTGACAGCGGGTTGCTTATTTTAGGTGTGATTTACTTAggcaagaaaatgaagggaGACCAACAGTTTGTTTGACCTGAACGTATTTAAGTTTTGTCAAGGCTGAAAATGAATGAGAACAATAAAATTGCAGGTTACACTATCAATTTAGTTAATCGTGCTCTGCAAAGTAAACCCCAAACCTGACCCTCAGATTCAGAATaatcaacagaaaagaaaaatgaatgtaattatctatttttttttgacccTATTTCATTTAGACAGGACTCACCGAAGAGGAGCTAAACTCACTGGATGATATCTTCAATAATGTTTACAAGGCCAAATATCCAATTGTTGGCTATACTTCTCGAAGAATCCTGAATGAAGACGGCAGCCCGAATCTAGACTTTAAACCTGAAGATCAGCCGCATTTCAACATCAGAGATGAGTTTTGATAAACATTTTTGTACCTGGAGAATGCCTGGGGAGGGGCATGCTAGGTTTCCTGAAAGGCAAAACACTTTATGTAAACTGTGTGTGTACACACTCATatattttctaaacagaagACTGTCTGATGATAGCTAGTTGTTGTAATGAATTCCTGAAAATAGGAAATCAAACAGATCTGTATTAGTGGCATACACTCAGGCCATTTACTCTGAATTACAGGaacttttttaatattcaagttctttctgcctgtgtttCTTTGTCTACAAGCATGTAATGTAAAATGACATTCcttaacagagaaaataaagtttttaataCTTGAAACATGAGTGGTCTTTCTCTAAATCCCAAGTTGTTTCCCATTCCTTGGAGAAGTGAATGCATTGTCTAGACGAGCTAACATCAATTCTCTGTATTTCAAGTGAGTATAGGTCTCGTGTATGAACGGGTGTAATAGATGCTTATACTTTAAAAGGCATTGTGGGTTTAATATTTGATAGGTTTGAGAATAATGGGTGTAAAACACTTGATCTCAAAACATAGCTATGGTAGAATACTTATGCAAAGCCTACCgatataaaacaagaaaatctttttttcctcatgagcACTACTGTAACACTCCAAATACAGCTTACTATGTTAGTTTTGAATAAATGACACTTtactttttgaagaaataatcaGAGATGTCATCTATATCAGATTATAATGATTTCCTTCTAGCTTATTCCGCtctctaacaaaaaaaaaaggaaatgataaCCCACATACTCTTACAGCCCAAGTTTATTACAGTAGTTCAAAATCCCATGGATATTTCTAGCATCTTTATGTGGACAATTTAAAAtctcaatttattattttttctttgtttttaatccagcCTCATCATTGTTGCAATGAGTTAAGCATTCACGTGTTGCTCTTCCTTTTAATCTAGTATAAAACTCCAAATCCTCTAGGGTGAAAGCACCCCCCTTTCATCAGGTGTCTGGCAGTCTTTCAGCAACCAGAGGACAGTAAAAGAGTGTGCTATGTAAATTGCTGCTAACCACTGACTTCTAGGAACTTAAGTAGAATTTAATTGTCATATATGTGGATTTACCTGCTAGGTTGAATTGTCATGGAAAAACTGAGCAGCTGCTCCTAATTCCTCAAAgatgttttgtatttcattagCATCGTGgcatttttgaaggaaatatatttagatTATTCTCCACTTTCTGGTTTGCATATTGTGCTGGGAGAAAGGGACATCTAcctgttagtttttttttgtttgtttgtttgttttaaaaaaaaagaaaaacgttCCATATATTTACTCTTACTTTCTCAGTGGTACTGACTTTACTCTAaacttgttttgtattttattagaCCCCTTAATTTGTCAGATGGGTTCCATGAGTCCCCTGCTACTTGATAGTGCTTTCAGGTAAAACAAGTAACTtgtcatttaagaaaaaatactgcttcaggtaattatttttgttttactgctgtttttataACTGCTGACCTTTTGATTAGACACCAACAGCAGCTAGGAGTTGGCTCCTTGATAAGATACCTGCCATCTTTACAAGAATGCATATGGGTTTGGTGATAATGCTGGCTGTTTGTTTGCCAGGACTTCACAAATCGTTTTCCCATGTctactgttttttccccttctcttcccttcctttccttgcaCGGTTCCTTACAGGGCAGCTGTGATTAGTGTCATAGTCAGGGCTGAGCCAGGATCAGCATATCCACCACCGTTTCAAaaattttacacacacaaatttTGTAGCTGGATTGTAACCCAGTACAACCGAGTGGCTTCGTGTTACTGTTTGCtccctgctttttcctttgctgatcTTAAAGAGAGTAACTTACCTCCTATTTGTACTAAAATTCAGGTGCATTGCAGTGAAGAAACTTGCTGATGCAGCAGGAAATGGTTCTATAAACCTCGCCCTTTTAGCATGAGATCCTTGTGGATCCAACCTGCTCCAACTCATGTCTGTAAACAGAGGGAAATGTTTTCACTgactacttatttatttattttaatggtttgAGCTTTTAATGAATTGCTGTGCCAAAAATACTTAATGATAGTTTATCTCTTCAAAATGTTAAGAAATGTCAGACGGGCTTGTGGCTCAGAGGATGCATAACCTCAGCTGCTGTTTAACAGCTGATACTTTTTCCTGATAGTTCCTCACTTTATCCTAACACATTTGGCTAACTTTTGTGACAGGATAGATTCTATTATCCTTAATCTAGACTCCTCTGAATAACAACTGGAGCAATAGAACTAACAATATAAGCAAGCAAAATCCAGTAAAGGGGTTATGAAGTGCAGATCAaagttttatctttatttttgcagttgtttatttttgcagaggcTGCAGTTAAATTAAGACATACTAAAAGCATGTAAGATGTATTAGCAGAGGTTAATTACAGCATTATTGCATCATAATCAAAAGACCACTACTTTCCAGAATGCAGGGACTCTAAATCCTCCTGACTGAGCAGCTGGGATTTTTCCAAGAAGTCCATGTCTTTGGTATTAGACTGAGTTACTTCTTTCATAACTGTTCTGTGCATGTAGACACCGTGTGTGTCAAAAATGTGAGCATTTCATTGATCTAATGGATCAGTTTTTATAGTGGTTTTCTTATGCAGGAAAGGTCTCCTGCTTCTTCAAAAACTTCAGCCTAGACTGATAATTGTGGTCTTATTATTCCGAGTTCATATCTGGTATTATGTAGGAATCAGCGTAGGATCATATTTCAGCCTGTACTTGTCAGACTTGCCAGACTTtcacatttcagtaaaaattaagAGAGGATGCTTGTCTATTTAAGTACAGTGCTTTCGACTGTACATGGTTTGTAAACCACTGCCTTtaactttcatttcaaaaccacCATCGGTCTCCATATTCTACAAATGATAGGTTGGAAAGGTCTTTAATTGCTGCAGTCTTTCCCTTGCAGAACTCCCAAGAACGTGTAGAACTTCAgagtgaaagaggaaaaaaaaaaaaaaaaagaaagaaagaaaaaacattttagctgACTTTTACAAACACGGTCTATCTGAAATGTGTTCAGTGTAATTTGCATCTGttcaagagaaaatggaagagatgCGCAAGTTTCACAGAGAAAATTCAACACAAATTTTTCAGCTGATCTGGTTAAACAGAAGAGACATTGAAAAAACTTATGAGTACTTTTGTGAGTGAAAAACTGCCATTCAGTAAGATTCAGCTGCACCACCAGTAAGATGTGCTAAGTCATGGTGATTagtatttgcatattttcagaTGAATATTGGATATTCTCAGAGGTATCTTGAAATCCCTAGAACTGACATAGGTGGTGACAATCACATGCAGTTATCCATCATCCACTTAAACTTTTGCTTCAAGTTTTTCTGTCCAGTCAGGAAACAATATACAAGCCAAGCAGCTTATGACAAATCCATGCACCATGAGGAATATtcagattaaataaaacagctatGAACTTGTAACTTAAAAACTACTTGTATCGTCTACAGAATTACTAGTTTCAAAGGCCATTAGTCCTTGTCTGTGAATGCTTTGATTAAAACTCTACAAAAGTTAGGGCTTTAATCCTGAAAGTTAaggggctttttttgttttaagtatttgACTCAGAGCCTTATCTGTGAGTGCTGATTTAGATAGTTATAATGCAGAATGTATCCGACTGCTTTGACAGAAAAATCAACTACATCCAAACACACTTTTTCTTCACTCAAAGTCTCAAAGAAGCATGTGATAGGTGAGCATTACTGCTAGAAGTAACTCTAACAGCATAGGCACAAATTTAATCTTggtgcaacaacaacaacaacaaaaacaacaacaacaaaactaaccCAGAGAAAATAATAGGTGGGAAATAAGAAAGTATCTCAGGGTGACATTGGGGCAAATCATACTGGTAAGGTAGATTTGGCAAAGGAGTACGTGCAAGCCTGATAACAAACAGTGCttcctatttttgtttctgttagaTATGGTCTATGACAACAATGTAAGCTTACACCCTTCCCTATCTGTTGGTCTTTACATAACTCCTtttg includes the following:
- the NENF gene encoding neudesin, with the protein product MACGAGRLLLVALLAAAERELRFKPPPPPGEAPVRLFTEPELARYDGQQEGQPIYLAVKGVVFDVTSGKEFYGKGAPYNALVGKDSTRGVAKMSLDPADLTHDITGLTEEELNSLDDIFNNVYKAKYPIVGYTSRRILNEDGSPNLDFKPEDQPHFNIRDEF